Proteins encoded together in one Solanum lycopersicum chromosome 7, SLM_r2.1 window:
- the mMDH1 gene encoding mitochondrial malate dehydrogenase, with the protein MRTSMLKSIVRRSSTAGASYVSRRGFASGSAPERKVAVLGAAGGIGQPLSLLMKLNPLVSSLSLYDIAGTPGVAADVSHINTRSEVAGFAGEEQLGQALEGADVVIIPAGVPRKPGMTRDDLFNINAGIVKSLCTAIAKYCPNALVNMISNPVNSTVPIAAEVFKKAGTYDEKKLFGVTMLDVVRAKTFYAGKAKVNVAEVNLPVVGGHAGITILPLFSQATPKANLSDEEIVALTKRTQDGGTEVVEAKAGKGSATLSMAYAGAIFADACLKGLNGVPDVVECAFVQSNVTELPFFASKVRLGKNGVEEVLGLGPLNDYEKQGLEALKPELLSSIEKGIKFAKEN; encoded by the exons ATGAGGACCTCCATGTTGAAATCCATCGTCCGCCGGAGCTCCACTGCCGGAGCATCCTATGTATCTCGCCGTGGATTCGCATCGGGATCCGCGCCGGAGAGGAAAGTTGCAGTTTTGGGGGCAGCCGGAGGGATTGGACAGCCTTTATCTCTTCTAATGAAGCTTAACCCTTTAGTATCCAGCCTTTCACTCTACGATATCGCCGGTACTCCCGGTGTTGCCGCCGATGTTAGTCACATCAACACCAGATCTGAG GTTGCCGGTTTTGCAGGAGAAGAGCAGCTAGGGCAGGCACTGGAAGGAGCTGATGTTGTTATCATTCCTGCTGGTGTGCCCCGAAAGCCTGGTATGACCCGAGATGATCTGTTCAACATTAATGCGGGTATTGTTAAATCTCTATGCACGGCCATTGCTAAGTACTGCCCCAAT GCTCTGGTCAATATGATAAGCAACCCAGTGAATTCCACTGTCCCTATTGCTGCTGAGGTGTTTAAGAAAGCTGGAACTTATGATGAAAAGAAGCTCTTTGGAGTTACCATGCTTGATGTGGTTAGGGCCAAGACATTTTATGCTGGAAAAGCTAAAGTAAATGTTGCTG AGGTCAATCTCCCAGTAGTTGGTGGTCATGCTGGCATAACTATCCTCCCATTATTTTCTcaa GCCACTCCAAAGGCAAATCTATCAGATGAGGAAATTGTTGCACTCACAAAGCGAACCCAAGATGGTGGGACAGAAGTTGTAGAGGCCAAGGCTGGAAAGGGTTCAGCCACCCTCTCAATGGC CTATGCTGGGGCTATTTTTGCCGATGCTTGCTTGAAGGGGTTGAATGGAGTTCCCGATGTTGTTGAATGTGCTTTTGTGCAGTCCAATGTCACCGAGCTTCCCTTCTTCGCATCCAAG GTAAGACTTGGGAAAAATGGAGTGGAGGAAGTCCTAGGGTTGGGTCCACTTAACGACTACGAGAAGCAAGGACTTGAGGCTCTTAAGCCAGAGCTGCTCTCCTCCATTGAAAAGGGAATCAAGTTTGccaaagaaaactaa
- the LOC101264139 gene encoding transcription factor GTE3, chloroplastic-like: MDSDANDLNSRNRLRWGDNHKVYTRKRRRTLENTSTDVAPAATAAVSSAAAAPEVISNSGRDTNENDEVPEPSLQTQFRDCSIVKGVIGGEQVALSNGGEVRELTEDSCGRDEPRDGGAGLLVEHKAGESADGSFGRDVPEVGRGIDTGAAAASSGGEVPEGSSGSQPAMQNHRDEPQSDNLEMENGYGKPVISRIQDRIRINLTGVRSSDEIRELGMSLESELDQVRGLVKQLEAKQLQLTTYRTSINGGNINAGSVTTFPGSINAGSITTVPGGSISSYSHTQYMDDGVIKNRSLARMNSEVRSAGHIGSRPFQRPNFLIVENSNGSSDFVEKEKRTPKANQFYRNSEFLLGKDRLPPESNKRLKTNGSGKKHSANSENGFGLDKHRLQVFRNCSSLLQRLMKHKHGWVFNEPVNVKSLGLHDYHDIIKHPMDLGTIKTRLSDDWYKSPMEFAEDVRLVFRNAMTYNPRGQDVHVMAEQLSEIFEERWAVIEAEYHSDWRYQMYHDVGAPTPTSRMTSYPPPFLHTPVSSRSLAPHARQLHPLDRSESMTRPVNPKMKTSNIAHVTRTPVPKKPKAKDLNKRDMTYEEKQKLSTNLQNLPSEKLDAIVQIIKKRNTALSQDNDEIEVDIDSVDAETLWELDRFVTNFKKSFSKYKRKAELLRAREGAAQAARNVNPTSMVADALKENGTGEKDTAPATLEGGRPADSASSSSSSSSSDSGSSSSDSDSDSSSASGSEAAQSPRT; encoded by the exons ATGGATTCAGATGCAAacgatttgaattcaagaaataGGTTGCGTTGGGGCGATAATCACAAAGTTTATACCCGGAAGCGCCGTAGAACCCTAGAGAATACTAGTACTGACGTTGCTCCGGCCGCCACAGCCGCTGTTAGCTCAGCCGCAGCTGCACCGGAGGTTATTTCGAATAGCGGGAGGGATACGAACGAGAATGATGAGGTGCCGGAGCCGTCTTTGCAAACCCAATTTCGGGATTGTTCGATTGTTAAAGGTGTGATAGGGGGTGAGCAAGTAGCTCTGAGTAATGGTGGGGAAGTGCGGGAATTGACGGAAGATTCATGCGGTAGAGATGAACCTAGAGATGGTGGTGCTGGACTACTGGTGGAGCATAAAGCTGGGGAATCGGCTGACGGTTCATTTGGTAGAGATGTCCCTGAAGTTGGCCGTGGCATTGACACTGGTGCAGCGGCGGCGTCTAGTGGTGGAGAAGTTCCAGAAGGCAGCAGCGGAAGTCAGCCAGCAATGCAGAATCATAGAGATGAACCACAAAGTGACAATCTTGAAATGGAGAATGGGTATGGTAAGCCGGTTATTTCAAGAATTCAAGATAgaattaggattaatttaactGGAGTGAGGTCCAGTGATGAGATTAGAGAGCTCGGTATGAGCTTAGAGAGTGAGCTTGATCAAGTTAGGGGCTTGGTAAAGCAGCTTGAAGCTAAACAGCTTCAGCTGACAACATATAGGACTAGTATAAATGGTGGTAATATTAATGCTGGTAGTGTTACTACTTTCCCTGGTAGTATTAATGCTGGTAGTATTACTACTGTCCCTGGTGGTTCTATTAGCTCTTACAGTCATACACAGTATATGGATGATGGTGTGATCAAGAATAGGTCTTTAGCGCGAATGAATTCAGAGGTGCGTTCTGCTGGGCACATTGGATCAAGACCATTCCAGCGACCTAATTTTCTGATTGTGGAAAACAGCAATGGTTCTAGTGACTTTGTGGAGAAGGAGAAGAGGACCCCAAAGGCTAATCAGTTTTACAGGAATTCCGAGTTCCTCCTTGGTAAGGATAGACTGCCTCCTGAAAGCAATAAAAGACTGAAGACTAATGGCTCTGGGAAGAAGCACAGTGCCAATTCAGAGAATGGCTTTGGGCTTGATAAGCACAGACTTCAGGTTTTTAGGAATTGTAGCAGCTTGCTTCAGAGGTTAATGAAACACAAGCATGGTTGGGTGTTTAATGAGCCAGTGAACGTGAAATCTCTTGGGCTACATGATTATCATGACATCATTAAGCATCCTATGGATTTGGGCACCATTAAGACTAGGTTATCTGATGATTGGTACAAGTCTCCAATGGAATTTGCGGAGGATGTACGACTCGTCTTTCGTAATGCCATGACTTATAATCCTAGAGGGCAAGATGTACATGTTATGGCTGAACAGTTATCAGAGATCTTCGAAGAGAGATGGGCAGTTATAGAGGCTGAGTACCATTCAGATTGGAGGTACCAAATGTATCATGATGTTGGTGCTCCCACTCCCACCTCAAGAATGACCTCTTATCCTCCTCCTTTTCTCCACACCCCAGTGTCTTCTCGTTCTCTTGCTCCACATGCCCGTCAACTGCATCCGTTGGATAGATCTGAGTCAATGACTAGGCCGGTTAATCCCAAGATGAAGACTTCAAATATAGCTCATGTTACTAGGACACCAGTTCCTAAGAAACCGAAGGCAAAAGATCTCAATAAGAGAGACATGACGTATGAGGAAAAGCAGAAGCTTAGCACTAATCTTCAGAATTTACCTTCAGAAAAGCTTGATGCAATTGTTCAGATAATTAAGAAGAGGAACACCGCACTTAGTCAAGACAACGATGAGATTGAAGTAGATATAGATAGTGTTGATGCAGAAACACTCTGGGAGCTTGATAGATTTGtaacaaatttcaaaaagaGTTTTAGCAAGTATAAGAGAAAAGCTGAACTTCTTCGAGCCAGGGAAGGAGCTGCTCAGGCTGCTCGAAATGTG AACCCTACATCAATGGTTGCTGATGCACTGAAAGAAAATGGAACTG GTGAAAAAGATACAGCTCCTGCTACCCTTGAAGGTGGAAGACCGGCGGATAGTGCAAGTAGCAGCTCAAGTAGTTCCAGCAGTGATTCAGGCTCATCCTCTAGTG ATTCTGATAGTGATAGTTCTTCAGCATCTGGATCAGAGGCGGCGCAATCACCCAGGACATGA